The DNA region CACCGAGCCGATAATCGCGGCATTTTCCTGGGCGTCACCGCCGAGGATCGCCTCCATCGGATGAACCTGCAGGCCAAGGTCGGCAGGATGAATGTCATAGGTGCGCACTTCCCCGCCCCGAAGCTCGGATACTCGGGTCGGAGCGGATACGCTGATTTCATCCAACCCCTCATGGCTTGTGACGACCATGGCTCTCTTCAGTCCGAGCTCTTTCAGCACATGGGCGATCGTTTCCGTCTTGCTCATGTCATATATCCCGAGCATCTGCCGGTCCGCCCCGGCCGGATTCGTCAGCGGTCCCAGCATATTGAACACCGTCCTTACCCCCAGCTCCTTCCGCGGCGCGGCCGCATGCTTCATCGACGGATGATAGATCTGGGCGAACAGGAAGCAGATGCCGATTTCGTCAAGACATGCCTTGGCCTGCTCCGGCGTCAGGTGAATGTTAACTCCTAGCGCTTCCAGCACATCCGCGCTCCCGGCGCGCCCCGAAGCGGAGCGGTTGCCGTGCTTAGCCACCCGGACCGATACCGAGGAGGATATGATGGCCGATACCGTTGAAATGTTGAATTTATGAATGCCCGACCCGCCGGTTCCGCAGGTGTCCAGCAGCCGGTTGCGCTCCGTGACAACTCTCCCGCCGGCTCCTCTCATCGCCTCGGCAAAGCCAGTGATTTCATCGACAGTCTCCCCTTTGATCCTCAGGGCGGTCAGCAGGCCTCCGATCTGAGAAGGAGTGGCCTGCCCGTCCATAATGGACTGCATCACTCCGCGCGCTTCTTCACGGCTCAGGTCCTGGCCTTCAATCAGCTTGGAAAGGCTGGATTGTACCGGTTCCATAATGTTCATCTCGTTCTCCTCCTCTAGGTTAAGGTGTGTATTGATACAGGTAATCCTGATTAATGAAATCCTCAGCGCCGCTGTTAGCAGGGAACATCGCTTCCGCTACCCGGATCGCTTTCAGCATGCCTTTGGCTTTATTGACCGTCTCCTCATACTCCTTCTCGGGTACGGAATCCCAGACGATGCCGGCGCCGGCCTGAACATATGCTTTTCCCCCGCGGAAAATAATCGTCCGGATGGTGATGCAGGAATCCATGTTGCCGCCAAAGCCGAGATATCCGATCGCTCCGGCATAAACGCCTCGGGCTTCCCGCTCCAGCTCCGCAATGATCTCCATCGCTCTGAGCTTCGGCGCGCCTGACACGGTTCCGGCCGGAAGGCAGGAAAGGAATGCATCGAAGAAGTCCTTATTCTCGCTGAGGCGTCCGGAAACCCCGGATACCATATGCATCACATGCGAGTATTTTTCAATCTCCATAAAGGTGTCGCATTTCACCGAGCCGAACTCCGATACGCGTCCGAGGTCGTTACGCCCCAGATCCACCAGCATCAGATGCTCCGCCCGCTCCTTCTCGTCTTGCAGCAGCTCCTCCGCCAGCAGCTGATCCTCGGCTTCGTCGATGCCTCTTGGCCGGGTTCCTGCAATCGGTCTCGTCTCTACGCGACGTCCATCAACCTTGACCAGCGCTTCCGGCGACGTCCCCACGATGATGTCGTCGTCCAATTTGAGGTAATACATATACGGCGAAGGATTCAGCGTGCGAAGCACGCGATAGACATGAAGCGGCGTTACGTCCGTCTCAATATGAAACCGCTGGGAGAGCACGACCTGAAAAATATCGCCAGCCCGAATATACTCCTTCGCCTGCTCTACGTTGGCCATATATTTCTCTTTGGTCATGTTCGATTGAATATCTCCGAGCTCGACATCTGCCGGAATGCTTCTGGAATTCACATTCTCCCTCGGCCCGTCTTCCTGCAGCTGCTCCGCCGCCGCCTCGAGCCTGCGGCGTACATGGTCATACTTCTGACGAATGTCCTCGTCCGTATCCCCGTGCTCGACGTGCACGTTGCCGATAAGCATGATTTGCTGCTTCACGTGGTCGAACACGATGACCTGGTCACAGAACATGAACCGGATATCATCCATGCCCAAATCGTCGAGCGCATGCGCAGGCAGCTTCTCGTAATACTGCAGCAGATCGTATCCGAAAAATCCGATCGCCCCGCCTGTAAAGGGAGGCATATCCTTGAGCTGCGGGCTGCGGTATTTTCGCAAGAGCGCCTTAAGCTCTTCTACCGGCTTTCCCTTCAGCACGGAACGCTCGCCGTTCATTTCGATTTCGATGCCGCCTTTTTTGCCGCGAATCATCAAGAAGGGATCTGTTCCGATGAACGAATAGCGCGCCCATTGCACGCCGCCCTCTACGCTTTCAAGTAAAAATGCCCGCTTCCGCTCCGCATACCGCTGAAATAAGCGAATCGGCGTTTCCATGTCGGCCAGCAATCGGATCGCTACCGGAATCAGATTATATTCGCCTGCCATTGCCACCACTTTCTCCATCGATGGATGTGCCATGCCAAACCCTCCTTCATGATTGTCAAATACAAAAAAACCTCTACCGAAGTAGAGGTTTGGTTCGTTCTGCATATGAGAATTGTTATTAAGAGCACGGTACAGAAATCCCCGAAGGCTTCACCAAATCCAATGCCGTGCTGTTCGTATACCTGACGCGACATAAAATGCGGCATCTGCCGGCATTCCTTCCGCCAAGTTAGAATAGCCCAATCATGATCAATGAACCACGGATTCCTAATCCCGATATGAAATTGCCTAAAATGCTAACTCTGCTCTTCTCAACTCAACTCATCTGTGAAACCTAAACTCTACTCAGCTATATTCTGATACCACTATACAGGATGATGGCGGTAATCCGCAACCCTTAATTTTGCTTGTCGGCCCCCGCGCCGGACAAATCCGGGCGAAGCCGCTTCGCTTCGTTCAAATACACATGCTTGATCTCGCTCTGGCTCTTGTCGGTATTGACCTGCACCATGAAGCGGATACAGCGCGGAAGACTGCCCTTCACCGGTATTTCGACGGAGCACATCAAAGGCACGAGGTCCCAGCCCTCCAGCTGGCGGATGGCACGAGCAGGGAAGGCCGCGTCCAAATCCTGCGTCATCGTAATCCAGATGTTGCTTATATATTCCGGCTGAAGGTCGTTGCGCCTAACGATCTCTTCCAACAGGCGAAGCGTCTCCTGCAAAATCTCCTGCTCTTCATTGCGGGTCACCGTTGTGGCTCCCCGGATTCCCCGATTCATCATGTATTAACCTCTCCCTTCAGCTGTTCAACGACCGTTCGAACAGCATCGACCGGTACATCCTTGACGATGCTGACTGACCCGATGGCCTCGGGGACGATAAACACCATCCGGCCTTCGGCGAATTTCTTGTCATGCTGCATCGCGTCCATAATGTCCTCGACCATGATATCGGCAGGAAGCGTCACCGGGAGATTCAATGCCTGCAGCATGCCGACCGTCTCGGCATACAGGCTCTGGTCTCTTCCCAGCATGCCTGCCAGCATAGCCGAGCCGGCCATTCCGATCGCAATCGCTTCCCCGTGAAGGAAACGTCCGTAACCACCGACAGCTTCGATCGCATGGCCGATCGTGTGGCCCAAATTAAGAATGGCGCGAAGACCGCCTTCCCGCTCGTCCTTGGAGACGACATCGGCTTTAATGGCACAGCCCCGCTCCAGGCCGTAGATCAACGTCTCCGGAACGAGCCCGAGCAGCTCCTCGGCATGATCCCGGCACCAATACGCGAAATCACGATCCAAAATGAGCCCGTGCTTCACCATTTCGGCGAGTCCGGACGAGACCTCGCGCGGCGGGAGAGACTTCAGCGTATCCACGTCATAGAGCACCATCGCCGGCTGGTGGAAGGCGCCGATCATGTTTTTGGCAAGCGGGTGGTTGACCGCAACCTTGCCGCCCACGCTGCTGTCATGGGCGAGAATGGTCGTCGGGATCTGGACGAACGTGACCCCGCGCATATAAGTAGCCGCGACGAAGCCGGCGAGGTCGCCGACGACGCCTCCTCCGAGGGCAAACACCGCCGAGCTGCGGTCCAGCTTGCCGCGGATCGCGGTTGTCATAACCTCCTCGTACACTTGCAGCGATTTGGAGGATTCCCCGGACGGTACGGTATGCGTAACAACCGAGTAGCCTTCCGCTGTCAACGCTTGCTCAACCTGGGCCAAGTAATAAGGCGCTACCTTGTCATCCGTTACGATCAGCTGGGGGCTCTTGACGCTAATGCCGTGCTTTCGGCTCAGTTCCCCGATCGAATCCATTATCCCTGAGCCGATATAGATGGGGTATGAGCGCTCTCCCAATTCAACTCGCAGCGTCCTCATCTTAGTAGCTCTCCAGCTGCTTCAGGTAGTTTTGGTAATTCGCATGGATCTCCTCCATCGAATCGCCGCCGAATTTCTCCAGGAACGCTTTGGCTACCTCCCATGTGACGACATGCTCCATGACGACGCTGGCCGCAGGGACCGCACATGCATCCGAGCGTTCCACCTGGGCGGTAAAAGGCTCCTTCGTATCGATATCCACGCTTTGAAGCGGCTTATACAGCGTTGGGATCGGCTTCATGACGCCGCGGACAACGATCGGCATGCCGTTGGTCATCCCGCCCTCGAAGCCGCCCAAGCGATTGGTCGCGCGGTAGTAGCCGCGTTCCTCGCTGTACATGATCTCGTCATGCACCTGGGAGCCGCGAAGCTCTCCGGCTTCAAATCCGATGCCGACCTCGACGCCCTTAAAGGCATTGATCGACATCACGCCCTGGGCGATGCGGCCGTCAAGCTTGCGGTCATACTGCACATGGCTGCCAAGGCCGACCGGCAATCCCTCGATAATGCACTCGACGACGCCGCCGATGGAATCGCCCTCCTGCTTGATTTGGTCAATATAGGCTTCCATCTTCTTCTCCGTCTCAGCATCAACGACCCGGACCGAGGAGGCCT from Paenibacillus ihbetae includes:
- the trpD gene encoding anthranilate phosphoribosyltransferase; its protein translation is MNIMEPVQSSLSKLIEGQDLSREEARGVMQSIMDGQATPSQIGGLLTALRIKGETVDEITGFAEAMRGAGGRVVTERNRLLDTCGTGGSGIHKFNISTVSAIISSSVSVRVAKHGNRSASGRAGSADVLEALGVNIHLTPEQAKACLDEIGICFLFAQIYHPSMKHAAAPRKELGVRTVFNMLGPLTNPAGADRQMLGIYDMSKTETIAHVLKELGLKRAMVVTSHEGLDEISVSAPTRVSELRGGEVRTYDIHPADLGLQVHPMEAILGGDAQENAAIIGSVLRGEKSAYRDIVLANAGACIYVAGLADSLKEGVQQAAHAIDSGLAQAKLEQLIIRTGELSYVS
- the trpE gene encoding anthranilate synthase component I, whose product is MAHPSMEKVVAMAGEYNLIPVAIRLLADMETPIRLFQRYAERKRAFLLESVEGGVQWARYSFIGTDPFLMIRGKKGGIEIEMNGERSVLKGKPVEELKALLRKYRSPQLKDMPPFTGGAIGFFGYDLLQYYEKLPAHALDDLGMDDIRFMFCDQVIVFDHVKQQIMLIGNVHVEHGDTDEDIRQKYDHVRRRLEAAAEQLQEDGPRENVNSRSIPADVELGDIQSNMTKEKYMANVEQAKEYIRAGDIFQVVLSQRFHIETDVTPLHVYRVLRTLNPSPYMYYLKLDDDIIVGTSPEALVKVDGRRVETRPIAGTRPRGIDEAEDQLLAEELLQDEKERAEHLMLVDLGRNDLGRVSEFGSVKCDTFMEIEKYSHVMHMVSGVSGRLSENKDFFDAFLSCLPAGTVSGAPKLRAMEIIAELEREARGVYAGAIGYLGFGGNMDSCITIRTIIFRGGKAYVQAGAGIVWDSVPEKEYEETVNKAKGMLKAIRVAEAMFPANSGAEDFINQDYLYQYTP
- the aroH gene encoding chorismate mutase, producing MMNRGIRGATTVTRNEEQEILQETLRLLEEIVRRNDLQPEYISNIWITMTQDLDAAFPARAIRQLEGWDLVPLMCSVEIPVKGSLPRCIRFMVQVNTDKSQSEIKHVYLNEAKRLRPDLSGAGADKQN
- the aroB gene encoding 3-dehydroquinate synthase, giving the protein MRTLRVELGERSYPIYIGSGIMDSIGELSRKHGISVKSPQLIVTDDKVAPYYLAQVEQALTAEGYSVVTHTVPSGESSKSLQVYEEVMTTAIRGKLDRSSAVFALGGGVVGDLAGFVAATYMRGVTFVQIPTTILAHDSSVGGKVAVNHPLAKNMIGAFHQPAMVLYDVDTLKSLPPREVSSGLAEMVKHGLILDRDFAYWCRDHAEELLGLVPETLIYGLERGCAIKADVVSKDEREGGLRAILNLGHTIGHAIEAVGGYGRFLHGEAIAIGMAGSAMLAGMLGRDQSLYAETVGMLQALNLPVTLPADIMVEDIMDAMQHDKKFAEGRMVFIVPEAIGSVSIVKDVPVDAVRTVVEQLKGEVNT
- the aroC gene encoding chorismate synthase; protein product: MSLRFLTAGETHGPQLTTIIEGLPSNMKIDFDALNFQLHRRQKGYGRGRRMQIEKDTAQILGGVRHGYTTGAPVALVVENKDWTHWRNIMNVEPIEGNDEAKRRVHRPRPGHADLNGGLKYNLKDLRNVLERSSARETTVRVAVGAIARQFLEQFGVKVAGQVIRIGEIEAPPHNLPIDELIERTEASSVRVVDAETEKKMEAYIDQIKQEGDSIGGVVECIIEGLPVGLGSHVQYDRKLDGRIAQGVMSINAFKGVEVGIGFEAGELRGSQVHDEIMYSEERGYYRATNRLGGFEGGMTNGMPIVVRGVMKPIPTLYKPLQSVDIDTKEPFTAQVERSDACAVPAASVVMEHVVTWEVAKAFLEKFGGDSMEEIHANYQNYLKQLESY